From the Octopus sinensis linkage group LG28, ASM634580v1, whole genome shotgun sequence genome, one window contains:
- the LOC118768369 gene encoding zinc finger protein 184-like, translating to MSEELGKSSYDCDICKDSFLEESKFNQHKQIHTREKPYHCSICGKSFLSSSHLTRHIRIHTGEKPYPCDVCGKSLSDRNSLTQHKLIHTGEKPYHCNICSKSLSDRSSLARHKRIHTGEKPYHCDICDKSFSRRGSLATHKQVHTGEKRYPCDICGKSFCNDSHLTQHQRIHSGEKPYPCDICGESFSVGSSLTRHKRIHTGEKPFPCDICGKSFPENCSLTQHRRIHTGEKPYHCTICGKSFSNDSHLTRHIRIHTGEKPYPCDICGESFSVGSSLTRHKRIHTGEKPYQCDLCGKSFTEKSGLTQHKRIHTGEKPYSCDICGESFYHRGNFTTHSRVHTGEKPYHCDICDKSFSVSSCLTRHKRIHAVEKTSP from the coding sequence ATGTCTGAAGAATTAGGAAAATCCtcatatgactgtgatatctgCAAAGACTCATtcttagaagaaagtaaattcaatcaacacaaacaaattcatacaagggagaaaccatatcactgtagtatctgtggtaaatcattcttaagTAGCAGTCACTTAACacgacacatacgtattcatacaggagagaaaccgtatccctgtgatgtatgtggtaaatcattgtctGATAGGAATAGTTTAACTcaacacaaacttattcatacaggagagaaaccatatcactgtaatatctgtagtaaatcattgtCTGACAGGAGTAGCTTAGCtcgacataaacgtattcatacaggggagaaaccatatcactgtgatatctgtgataaatcattcagtCGAAGAGGTAGCTTAGCTACTCACAAACaggttcatacaggggagaaacgatatccctgtgatatctgtggtaaatcattctgtaatGACAGTCACTTAACTCAACACCAACGTATTCACTCAGGAGAAAAACcttatccctgtgatatctgtggtgaatcattctctgttggcagtagcttaactcgtcataaacgtattcatacaggagagaaaccatttccttgtgatatatgtggtaaatctttcccTGAAAACTGTAGTTTAACtcaacacagacgtattcatacaggggagaaaccatatcactgtactatctgtggtaaatcattctctaatgaCAGTCACTTAACTCGACAtatacgtatccatacaggagaaaaaccttatccctgcgatatctgtggtgaatcgtTCTCTGTTGGCAGTAGCTTAACTCGTcataaacgtatccatacaggagagaaaccatatcaatgtgatttaTGTGGTAAATCCTTCACTGAAAAGAGTggcttaactcaacacaaacgtattcatacaggggagaaaccatattcctgtgatatctgtggtgaatcattctatCACAGAGGTAACTTTACTACTCACTCAAgggttcatacaggggagaagccatatcactgtgacatctgtgataaatcattctctgttagtAGTTGCCTAACtagacacaagcgtattcatgcAGTGGAGAAAACCTCTCCGTGA